One genomic window of Legionella jordanis includes the following:
- a CDS encoding ankyrin repeat domain-containing protein: MVKKNSLYISKAFLAEINKEHRKPDKIKQYLADGANINYQNENDGYTALMIAVDKDDEPLVTYLLQQGANPLIKNHHQEIASDLALTHSPIYHLLKNHELLFATLQNDIRGVKAALAAGANINFQGPGEYTALMIAAEQDLLEIVELLIISGADISLERSDGWDALCLSKGGLVYKTLEYGKPFTPEQKKKMMEDDDEDEERFEKGRLRALADRKGQPFALNQLKMHPMDGVFKPAPTASQFAELEQHFGHPLPASLKEILTHYNGCFPLLNYYGDDEYSSISFFYGLDENRDSPANIWWSIDSFSKYLGRETLPFAEDRYGGVYYLKWVKGKAQVWLFQYGDQPFDHEDDNYTMPTAYNLISESLDALLESLYAVQD, translated from the coding sequence ATGGTAAAAAAGAATTCTCTCTACATATCAAAAGCCTTTCTAGCTGAAATAAACAAAGAACACAGAAAGCCGGACAAAATAAAACAATACCTCGCTGATGGTGCAAATATAAATTATCAGAACGAAAATGATGGGTATACAGCTTTAATGATAGCCGTTGATAAAGACGATGAACCATTAGTTACTTACCTATTACAGCAAGGTGCCAATCCACTAATCAAGAATCATCACCAGGAAATTGCAAGTGACCTTGCGTTAACCCATTCACCTATTTATCACTTGCTCAAAAATCATGAGCTCTTATTCGCAACACTGCAGAATGATATAAGGGGCGTGAAAGCGGCACTTGCAGCAGGAGCGAATATCAATTTTCAAGGACCCGGCGAATATACTGCTTTAATGATTGCTGCTGAACAAGATCTTCTTGAAATAGTAGAACTGCTGATAATTAGTGGGGCTGATATTTCACTAGAGCGCAGTGATGGCTGGGATGCTCTTTGCCTCTCAAAGGGTGGACTTGTTTATAAGACACTAGAATATGGAAAACCATTCACCCCTGAGCAAAAGAAGAAAATGATGGAAGATGATGATGAGGATGAAGAGCGTTTTGAAAAAGGACGTTTAAGAGCCTTGGCGGACAGAAAAGGACAGCCTTTTGCTTTAAACCAGTTAAAGATGCACCCCATGGACGGTGTTTTTAAACCTGCTCCAACAGCATCACAATTTGCTGAACTTGAGCAGCATTTTGGTCATCCGCTACCTGCAAGTCTTAAAGAAATATTGACTCATTATAATGGGTGTTTTCCGCTCCTCAATTACTACGGGGATGATGAATATAGTTCAATTAGTTTTTTTTATGGTTTGGATGAAAATAGGGATTCCCCAGCCAATATATGGTGGTCCATTGACAGTTTTTCTAAATACTTAGGACGAGAAACTTTACCTTTTGCGGAAGATAGGTATGGAGGAGTTTATTATTTGAAGTGGGTCAAAGGTAAGGCACAGGTTTGGCTATTTCAATATGGAGACCAACCCTTTGATCATGAGGATGATAATTATACAATGCCAACTGCTTACAACCTCATCAGTGAATCTCTAGATGCATTATTGGAGTCTTTATATGCAGTCCAAGATTGA
- a CDS encoding ankyrin repeat domain-containing protein, whose amino-acid sequence MGKYSDFSIRLLYEVNNQIPSVRQLKELLVKGAAINYQSIENGYTALMFAVINQHDRITEYLLRQGANPFIKNHRDKIASELIPQQASIYPILKDYELLYAARINNLEAVQSTIKDGALVNFQGPGGYTSIMLAAKYKFIDLFEYLFLQGADLTLLNSEGKGIFDLTKDSTLISYLHSITECSLELQSQSQLANEKKTHRFFPVSIDPLHA is encoded by the coding sequence GTGGGAAAATATAGTGATTTTAGTATTAGATTACTTTATGAAGTAAATAACCAAATCCCTAGTGTGCGCCAATTAAAAGAGCTCCTTGTAAAAGGTGCTGCCATTAATTATCAAAGTATCGAAAATGGCTATACAGCTTTGATGTTTGCTGTGATTAATCAACATGATCGAATAACTGAATATTTACTGCGTCAAGGAGCTAATCCTTTTATTAAAAATCATAGGGACAAAATTGCAAGTGAATTAATTCCTCAACAGGCTTCAATCTATCCCATCCTTAAAGATTACGAATTATTGTATGCAGCCCGCATTAATAATCTGGAAGCTGTACAGTCAACAATTAAAGACGGAGCACTAGTTAATTTTCAAGGTCCTGGTGGATATACATCGATTATGTTAGCTGCAAAGTATAAATTTATTGATTTGTTTGAATATCTTTTTCTGCAAGGAGCCGATTTGACATTATTAAATTCAGAAGGAAAAGGCATTTTTGATTTAACTAAAGATTCAACTTTAATTTCATACCTTCATAGTATTACCGAGTGTAGTTTAGAATTGCAGTCACAATCTCAACTCGCTAATGAAAAAAAAACACATCGTTTTTTTCCAGTAAGCATTGATCCCCTTCATGCATAA
- a CDS encoding ankyrin repeat domain-containing protein translates to MIIRTKQFKRVFNDDLFPANESERYVYSMAIAGSILRDYKGVPTSRDPIIVEGGKHRLHLRYIWTAFMVYGEESPKKFKRSAIKMSKYFSVNTEMEIGLFWDTFKENSLYKTVFRLDDTFFPRSDEPPLTLNDYPIAFYKHFPDTVRTIEEQEAFLLREKAEAEEQEKRNKEIRSKILEERQRNIPHRPLHKILNGELFPEKFSPPGSYRYNEDRIKYSLSLALSVLLQLKEPPTEENPIVLRCEDIEQSIHVLIAFLVLGIYSQNGHLGPKFKFDSSSIHLEGRLAEYISTHRVYVNGRYYNTLDSDAKAVDEKVQDYFIRNVNLQNFPEQYEGISVTDFEVIEQEVLRAKQEKEEKRVREDEERAREEEKRTEEEKRRQIEREELRKIEIEQEKIKEEQQRLYEAKFQVTFEYDRIRQENDKLRTENTKKLFNELSKENPSFFVIGGLINEGVNINSTNHNKQTPLMFALYSEKFTVAELLLRHGADPTIRDASGMQAKDLAPEGSALQELVIKNQCRGQLSQVVSIEAQKEQQIVCLHFSFLNEAEQVDAKLSTIKGQLQSGVDINFQGSNGYTALMFASENQNEQLVQYLLNEGASPLITNDYGQKASDLVTQSSPLYELLKKAEMRVELEKLPDREKYSILLCEKVKSRNVCAQEIDELVDSGADLNYQNSKGYSVLMLAVDAEQDRITEYLLRCGANPLLKNTKGKTARQLASMSSPIYNLLKGYELLFAATLNDLPRIKFLLRTDTLIIDFQGENGFSALLIAVEQGFAEIVEYLLKQGASFEVTLDNGHGVFDLATDETIIKMLQHRENMFVEPVEQEPEEIDTEKKFNKHSFFNQSTPTLDDETKITSLIV, encoded by the coding sequence ATGATTATAAGAACCAAACAATTTAAAAGGGTCTTTAATGATGACCTATTTCCCGCAAATGAAAGCGAGCGATACGTATATAGCATGGCGATTGCTGGTTCTATATTGAGGGATTATAAAGGTGTACCAACATCAAGAGATCCAATCATTGTGGAAGGGGGGAAACATAGATTGCATCTACGCTATATTTGGACGGCGTTTATGGTTTATGGAGAGGAATCACCAAAAAAATTTAAAAGATCCGCTATAAAGATGTCCAAATATTTTTCTGTTAATACAGAAATGGAAATAGGACTTTTTTGGGATACCTTTAAAGAAAACTCCTTGTACAAAACTGTTTTTAGACTAGATGATACTTTTTTCCCACGTTCTGATGAGCCACCGCTGACACTGAATGATTATCCTATAGCCTTTTATAAGCATTTTCCAGATACAGTACGAACTATTGAAGAGCAAGAGGCTTTTTTGTTGAGGGAAAAGGCTGAAGCAGAGGAACAGGAAAAAAGAAACAAAGAAATTAGAAGCAAAATCCTAGAAGAACGACAGCGAAATATCCCCCATAGACCTCTACATAAAATATTAAATGGGGAACTTTTTCCTGAAAAGTTTTCTCCTCCAGGTAGTTATAGATATAACGAAGATCGGATTAAGTATTCACTGTCTTTAGCTTTATCGGTTCTACTGCAGTTAAAAGAACCACCAACAGAAGAAAACCCAATCGTTTTACGTTGCGAGGATATTGAACAGTCCATACATGTATTGATTGCATTTCTAGTACTTGGTATTTATAGTCAGAATGGTCATTTGGGTCCGAAATTTAAGTTTGATTCAAGCAGTATACATCTTGAGGGTAGGTTGGCTGAATACATCTCCACCCATCGTGTGTATGTAAATGGTCGTTACTATAATACACTCGATAGCGACGCAAAAGCTGTTGATGAAAAGGTTCAGGATTATTTCATCAGAAATGTAAATTTACAAAATTTTCCTGAGCAATATGAAGGAATTTCTGTTACCGATTTCGAGGTTATTGAACAAGAAGTTTTAAGAGCTAAACAAGAGAAAGAAGAAAAACGCGTGAGAGAAGACGAGGAACGCGCGCGCGAAGAAGAAAAGAGAACTGAGGAAGAAAAAAGAAGACAAATTGAAAGGGAAGAATTAAGAAAAATAGAAATTGAACAGGAAAAAATAAAAGAAGAACAACAAAGACTCTATGAAGCAAAATTTCAAGTAACGTTTGAATATGATAGGATACGGCAAGAGAATGATAAGCTTCGAACTGAGAATACTAAAAAACTTTTTAATGAATTATCTAAGGAGAATCCCAGCTTTTTTGTAATTGGAGGATTGATAAATGAGGGAGTAAACATCAATAGTACAAACCACAATAAACAAACCCCTTTGATGTTCGCCTTATATTCGGAAAAATTTACTGTTGCTGAACTGTTGTTAAGGCATGGCGCTGATCCAACCATTCGTGATGCCTCTGGAATGCAAGCTAAGGATCTAGCACCAGAAGGTTCCGCATTACAAGAATTAGTTATTAAAAATCAATGTCGAGGACAGTTAAGTCAAGTAGTTTCAATCGAGGCACAAAAGGAACAACAGATTGTTTGCTTACATTTCTCTTTTTTGAACGAGGCCGAACAGGTAGATGCGAAGTTAAGTACAATAAAAGGACAACTACAAAGTGGAGTAGACATCAATTTTCAAGGTTCAAATGGTTATACTGCATTGATGTTTGCTAGTGAAAATCAAAATGAGCAGCTTGTTCAGTATTTGTTAAATGAGGGAGCTTCTCCACTCATTACCAATGATTATGGTCAAAAAGCCAGTGATTTAGTGACGCAAAGTTCTCCATTATATGAGCTTTTAAAAAAAGCGGAAATGCGAGTTGAGTTAGAGAAATTACCGGATCGTGAAAAATATAGTATTTTGCTGTGTGAAAAAGTTAAGTCAAGAAACGTATGTGCTCAAGAGATTGATGAATTGGTTGATTCTGGTGCTGATCTCAATTATCAAAATTCAAAGGGGTATAGTGTTTTAATGTTAGCAGTTGATGCTGAACAGGATCGAATAACTGAATATTTATTAAGATGTGGAGCCAATCCATTATTAAAGAATACAAAAGGAAAAACAGCAAGACAACTAGCTTCAATGAGCTCCCCTATTTATAACCTACTTAAAGGTTATGAGTTACTATTTGCTGCAACACTTAATGATTTACCTAGAATTAAATTCTTGCTTCGAACGGATACCTTAATAATTGATTTCCAAGGGGAGAATGGGTTTTCAGCCCTCCTAATTGCTGTTGAGCAAGGATTTGCTGAAATCGTTGAGTATTTATTAAAGCAAGGAGCCAGTTTCGAGGTTACTTTAGATAACGGGCATGGAGTTTTTGACTTAGCCACGGATGAAACAATTATTAAAATGCTTCAACATAGAGAAAATATGTTTGTTGAACCCGTGGAGCAAGAGCCTGAAGAAATTGACACTGAGAAAAAATTTAATAAACATTCATTCTTCAATCAATCAACTCCAACCTTGGATGACGAAACTAAAATAACGAGCTTAATAGTGTAA
- a CDS encoding FUSC family protein yields MRILRTITSNTIENRAALRTAIATVSAILLAFAFHLDKPYWAGMTVVIVANLYVGSIIDKAILRIVGTIIGVWIGYILASMVADSFFLYLTVNLLLITVAVYYYNFSSYAYAFLLGALGAFIVIAQLAINPQDAFYVAVWRPIEIGLGVIVSAAAAFCLFPNTIRDNVNKEVSGIFNSFRMLLNHLEQSLTTGVPSLGDVEKENLQWKKTIKKTTELLGFMRREFSISRERIDQFRVLLELFFELARGISYFNVSYHSSQDILTSQGDIQQIFSALQQDLTTLERAFYSELKQAEFLRGAEALDAFRLKIENDEGLKTGSKAFLHLLSLVEQINRTFQNLENIFIKHEQLNNTEKKLISSQQLLSSDPEIIKHSIKAGLAAILALVFWIISDWPGGLNGIISSIVISIRKDLFEMKNISLYRTLGCLLGGFVALFPLLFFSLNLYALLFILFFPVWAFSYLTFKSKKYSYIGLQANIALVICLAQAGGPPTELWPPLERFGGILIGIFASFLVANVLWRAHPLTLFSKNIKKIYGYLSTNMKNLFTGEGSLYDLTNVFWLTRNLMESLQEEHFKASQQAIFDENQKHYTKLTVLQATLTQIYNNIDISKAHQYAQTIEAEKQVLAIEQGLIALYQEHNLSHLAEGIEQINQHLSQINLALVFEDHSMEAEQFIRYFKTFKQLLILRSELLL; encoded by the coding sequence ATAAGAATTTTAAGAACCATTACTTCCAATACCATTGAAAATCGAGCGGCGTTACGCACTGCAATTGCAACGGTTAGCGCCATCCTGCTTGCTTTTGCCTTTCATCTTGACAAGCCTTATTGGGCGGGAATGACCGTTGTTATTGTAGCTAATTTATACGTGGGCAGTATCATTGATAAAGCGATCCTTAGAATTGTCGGTACAATCATCGGAGTGTGGATTGGCTATATTTTAGCAAGTATGGTGGCGGACAGTTTTTTTCTTTATCTGACGGTCAATTTGCTGTTAATCACTGTCGCTGTCTACTATTACAACTTCAGTTCCTATGCCTATGCCTTTTTGCTAGGAGCTCTTGGTGCATTCATCGTCATTGCGCAATTGGCTATTAATCCTCAAGATGCATTCTACGTGGCAGTCTGGCGACCTATTGAAATTGGACTTGGGGTTATTGTTTCTGCTGCCGCTGCTTTTTGTCTTTTCCCTAATACCATTCGTGACAATGTCAATAAGGAAGTTTCAGGGATTTTTAACTCCTTTCGCATGCTTTTAAATCACCTGGAACAATCTTTGACGACTGGAGTTCCTTCTTTAGGGGATGTGGAAAAGGAAAACCTGCAGTGGAAAAAAACAATCAAAAAAACCACTGAACTGTTAGGATTCATGCGACGTGAATTTAGCATCAGTCGGGAAAGAATTGATCAATTTCGCGTATTGCTGGAATTGTTCTTTGAATTGGCTCGCGGCATCAGTTATTTCAATGTTTCCTATCATTCTTCCCAAGACATTTTAACTTCACAGGGGGACATTCAACAGATTTTTTCGGCCCTCCAACAGGATCTGACTACTTTGGAAAGGGCTTTTTACAGTGAGCTTAAGCAAGCCGAATTTCTGAGAGGTGCTGAAGCACTTGATGCTTTTCGTTTAAAAATTGAGAACGATGAGGGACTTAAAACAGGATCGAAAGCGTTTTTACATCTCTTGTCTTTAGTCGAACAGATAAATAGGACATTTCAGAATCTGGAAAATATTTTCATCAAACATGAGCAGTTAAATAACACAGAAAAAAAACTAATCAGCAGTCAACAATTGCTAAGCAGTGATCCGGAGATCATTAAGCACAGCATTAAAGCGGGGTTGGCGGCGATACTTGCCTTGGTATTTTGGATAATCAGCGATTGGCCAGGCGGATTAAACGGCATTATCAGCAGCATTGTTATTTCAATCCGCAAAGATCTCTTTGAAATGAAAAACATCAGCCTCTATCGAACCTTAGGCTGCTTGCTTGGCGGGTTTGTCGCGCTATTTCCCTTGCTGTTTTTCTCCCTCAACCTGTATGCCTTATTGTTTATACTTTTCTTTCCAGTTTGGGCTTTCAGTTATTTAACGTTTAAATCAAAAAAGTACAGCTACATAGGCCTGCAGGCTAATATAGCTCTGGTTATTTGTCTGGCCCAGGCCGGAGGGCCACCCACTGAGTTGTGGCCGCCTTTGGAGCGATTTGGCGGTATTTTAATTGGAATTTTTGCAAGCTTTCTGGTTGCGAATGTGCTTTGGAGAGCCCATCCACTTACCCTCTTTAGTAAAAACATTAAAAAAATATATGGCTATTTGTCTACAAACATGAAGAATTTATTTACAGGCGAAGGCAGCTTGTACGATTTAACCAATGTGTTTTGGCTGACCCGGAATTTAATGGAGTCTTTGCAAGAGGAACATTTTAAAGCAAGCCAACAGGCAATATTTGATGAAAACCAGAAGCATTATACGAAGTTGACTGTTCTTCAGGCCACTCTAACCCAAATTTATAATAATATTGATATTTCAAAAGCCCATCAATACGCACAAACCATTGAAGCGGAAAAACAAGTGCTTGCCATTGAACAAGGCCTAATAGCACTGTATCAGGAACATAACTTAAGCCATTTGGCTGAAGGAATTGAACAAATTAATCAGCATCTGTCGCAGATCAATTTAGCATTGGTTTTTGAGGATCATTCCATGGAAGCGGAACAGTTTATTAGATATTTCAAAACCTTTAAACAATTGTTAATTTTGCGTTCGGAGTTATTGCTTTAG
- a CDS encoding HlyD family secretion protein codes for MIRERLASFQYWPHVITISLLLLAYGGYRYFAYYFTWSNDAYVSANIVNMASQVAGPISDIYVVENQTVKKGQRLIDIDPRPYKYAMDKALADLNVAKLNYKNEKLAIEVAKEKLQQNLSLVSLSRDHYQRYQKLLKQGALPEIQVINIEAKIKEQEAMVLAAAQELRIAEQNFDNNAVLAAQAKYNKAKYLYDQTRIVAPADGYITNFNLRKGQYIKVGEGLFALVETRQWWVETRYRETAIRLIQPGDKVRITIDMYPGKVFHGHVNSIGWGINRVQAGQVAPSTLAYLEATEDWIKIAQRFPVRIYIDDPSPEYPLRIGASATTLTYSKR; via the coding sequence ATGATTCGAGAACGTTTAGCATCGTTTCAGTATTGGCCCCATGTAATAACAATAAGCCTCCTACTCTTGGCGTATGGAGGCTATCGTTATTTTGCCTATTATTTCACCTGGTCAAATGATGCCTACGTGTCCGCTAACATCGTCAATATGGCTTCTCAGGTTGCAGGACCCATTAGCGATATTTATGTCGTTGAAAACCAGACGGTTAAAAAGGGGCAACGGCTTATTGACATTGATCCAAGGCCTTATAAATACGCCATGGATAAGGCATTAGCCGATTTAAATGTCGCCAAGCTTAATTATAAAAATGAAAAACTGGCCATTGAGGTTGCAAAGGAAAAACTGCAACAAAACCTCTCTTTGGTTTCTTTGAGTCGCGACCATTATCAACGCTATCAAAAATTATTAAAACAAGGAGCGTTGCCTGAAATTCAGGTCATAAACATCGAAGCCAAAATTAAAGAACAGGAAGCCATGGTGTTGGCAGCCGCGCAAGAATTACGAATTGCCGAACAAAATTTCGACAACAACGCAGTGCTTGCGGCGCAGGCGAAATACAACAAAGCGAAATATCTATACGACCAAACAAGAATTGTGGCACCTGCGGATGGATATATTACTAACTTCAACTTGAGGAAGGGACAATATATAAAAGTCGGCGAGGGCTTATTTGCCCTTGTTGAAACCAGGCAGTGGTGGGTAGAAACTCGATATCGTGAAACCGCAATTCGTTTGATTCAACCAGGGGATAAAGTAAGAATTACCATTGATATGTATCCTGGTAAAGTGTTTCATGGGCATGTGAACAGCATTGGCTGGGGAATAAATCGAGTGCAAGCAGGGCAAGTTGCACCTTCAACACTGGCTTATCTTGAAGCCACAGAGGATTGGATTAAAATTGCTCAGCGCTTTCCCGTTCGTATATACATTGATGATCCAAGCCCAGAGTATCCTTTAAGAATTGGGGCAAGCGCCACTACCCTTACATATTCCAAGAGGTAA
- a CDS encoding NAD-dependent malic enzyme — translation MDYESKIDENGQLYFEVYVKDYPLILNSILNKGTGFSHKEREEFGLFGLIPPEVSNISEQRARSYAAFKSKPSELEKYIYLRDLQDSNETLYYSLLCEHITEIMPIVYTPIVGDACLQFSHIYRRPRGVFISYPDRDRIDKILANPRFDQVKAIVVSDGERILGLGDQGAGGMGIPIGKLALYCACSGIHPSQTLPVLLDTGTNNDELRVDPLYIGWRHERIRGQDYDDFIEAFIQALKKRFPHILLQWEDFALQNATRLLDRYRDELCTFNDDVQGTAAIATGTLLSAVQVTGIQLKEQRIVIVGAGSAGCGIAELIIHAMVEDGISEKEARSRVYMIDRNGLLVEGMKDLLPFQQKLLQSREVVAHWKCESGNMISLKDVIKNVHPNALVGVSGQPGLFTETIVREMAKHVKQPIIMPLSNPITHSEAVPADLMLWTDNRAVIGTGSPFGSIVKDGKMFRVDQTNNVYIFPGMGLGLISVQAKRVTDKMFMVAAKALASCSPAKTDPKANLLPPLTEVREVSYQVAFAVAKEAVKSNLAESMSDEQIEQCIRSHIWKPVYAPYKYKARDA, via the coding sequence ATGGATTATGAAAGCAAGATTGACGAAAACGGCCAGCTGTATTTCGAAGTATACGTTAAGGATTATCCTCTTATTCTCAATAGCATTCTCAATAAAGGTACTGGCTTTAGCCATAAAGAACGCGAAGAGTTTGGTTTATTTGGCCTTATTCCTCCTGAAGTAAGCAATATTTCAGAACAACGGGCTCGCTCCTATGCTGCATTTAAAAGCAAACCTAGCGAACTGGAAAAATACATCTACTTGCGTGATCTACAAGATTCAAATGAAACGCTTTATTATAGTCTGCTTTGCGAGCATATCACCGAAATTATGCCCATTGTTTATACCCCCATCGTAGGTGATGCCTGTCTGCAATTTAGCCACATTTATCGGAGGCCCCGCGGGGTTTTTATTTCCTATCCTGACCGTGACCGTATTGATAAAATCCTGGCGAACCCCCGCTTTGATCAAGTTAAAGCCATTGTGGTTTCGGATGGTGAGCGCATTTTAGGGTTAGGGGATCAAGGTGCTGGTGGTATGGGTATTCCAATTGGGAAGTTGGCTTTATATTGCGCTTGCTCAGGAATTCATCCTTCTCAAACATTACCAGTATTGCTTGATACCGGAACAAATAACGATGAGTTAAGGGTTGACCCTTTGTACATTGGTTGGCGTCATGAAAGAATTCGAGGCCAGGACTACGATGACTTCATTGAAGCATTTATTCAGGCTTTAAAGAAACGTTTTCCACATATCCTTTTGCAATGGGAAGATTTTGCTTTGCAAAATGCCACCCGTTTACTGGATCGCTATCGAGATGAACTTTGTACCTTTAATGATGATGTTCAAGGTACCGCAGCCATTGCAACAGGCACCCTCCTTTCCGCTGTTCAGGTAACAGGTATCCAGCTTAAGGAACAACGAATTGTAATCGTAGGTGCAGGCTCAGCAGGGTGTGGAATTGCTGAATTGATCATTCATGCAATGGTTGAAGATGGGATTTCTGAAAAAGAAGCCCGCTCTCGCGTATATATGATTGACAGAAATGGTTTACTGGTTGAGGGAATGAAAGACTTACTGCCTTTTCAGCAAAAGCTGCTGCAATCCAGGGAAGTGGTTGCTCACTGGAAATGCGAATCCGGCAATATGATAAGTCTCAAAGATGTCATAAAAAATGTTCATCCCAACGCACTGGTTGGAGTGTCAGGTCAGCCAGGGTTATTTACCGAAACCATTGTCAGAGAAATGGCAAAACACGTTAAACAACCCATTATTATGCCTTTATCCAATCCCATCACCCACAGTGAAGCAGTACCGGCCGACCTGATGTTATGGACGGATAACCGTGCTGTAATTGGTACTGGCAGCCCCTTTGGCAGTATTGTCAAAGACGGGAAAATGTTTCGCGTGGATCAAACCAATAATGTTTACATTTTCCCTGGAATGGGCCTTGGTCTGATTTCAGTCCAGGCGAAACGAGTGACGGACAAAATGTTCATGGTTGCCGCTAAAGCCTTGGCCTCTTGCTCACCGGCCAAAACAGATCCGAAAGCCAATCTACTACCCCCGCTGACTGAAGTACGAGAGGTTTCTTACCAAGTTGCTTTTGCGGTAGCTAAAGAGGCGGTTAAATCCAATTTGGCCGAGAGTATGAGTGACGAGCAGATTGAGCAGTGTATTCGCAGCCATATTTGGAAACCTGTCTACGCCCCCTATAAGTATAAAGCCAGAGATGCTTAA
- a CDS encoding cyclic nucleotide-binding domain-containing protein, which yields MMNNLCLTMQSPTEIKDLLFKLEGSNIGKFLTQDELDVLIKHSQVTEFKPDDVILRQGKESQFLYIIIDGEVYVTARILGQGITNIETLSVGNFLGEISFIEKVPCPTSAQAKTEVQCLMINNTYFELLTTCYPIIKYKILNALSRQVCCRLKRIHDEVTDRIKNSEMASLSLFAKFVNTFNQPKLVSFEEASVVKEQLWQEPIFQFFTEAELNELFNHMELLEANKDCKLIHEGEKRASCYIVVYGAVQSSIVHDNKMAKLSVIGPGTLFAGVACVDSDSSYTVTFTTCEQAILLRLSGTVLEHLQNEKPQIWYKLYSLICTSLVALEKSIDKLDIRLHIEAYNR from the coding sequence ATGATGAATAACCTTTGCTTAACCATGCAGAGTCCTACTGAAATAAAAGACTTACTCTTCAAGCTTGAAGGCAGCAACATAGGAAAGTTTCTCACTCAGGATGAATTGGATGTACTAATAAAACACAGCCAGGTTACAGAATTCAAACCCGATGACGTTATTTTGCGACAAGGAAAAGAAAGCCAATTTCTATACATCATCATTGATGGAGAAGTTTACGTAACAGCAAGAATCTTGGGGCAGGGAATAACCAATATTGAAACTTTAAGTGTGGGTAATTTTTTAGGTGAGATCAGTTTTATTGAAAAAGTACCCTGTCCTACCTCAGCTCAAGCCAAAACTGAGGTGCAATGCTTAATGATAAATAATACTTATTTTGAGCTTTTAACCACCTGTTATCCAATTATTAAATATAAAATTTTAAATGCCTTGTCGCGACAGGTTTGTTGCCGCTTAAAAAGAATCCATGATGAAGTAACAGACCGCATTAAAAATTCCGAGATGGCCAGTTTGTCATTATTTGCCAAATTTGTTAATACCTTCAATCAGCCAAAACTGGTCAGTTTTGAAGAAGCAAGCGTGGTTAAAGAACAGCTATGGCAAGAGCCAATCTTTCAATTTTTTACTGAAGCCGAACTGAATGAGCTTTTTAATCACATGGAATTGCTTGAGGCTAATAAGGATTGCAAATTAATTCATGAAGGGGAAAAGAGAGCTTCCTGCTATATCGTTGTATATGGCGCTGTGCAATCCAGTATTGTACATGATAATAAAATGGCTAAATTATCGGTTATTGGTCCAGGCACTCTCTTTGCGGGAGTGGCTTGTGTCGATAGTGATTCCTCCTATACCGTGACGTTTACAACCTGTGAACAAGCCATCCTGCTTAGGCTCTCTGGAACAGTTTTGGAACACCTACAGAACGAAAAGCCACAAATTTGGTATAAATTGTATTCTTTAATTTGCACCTCGCTGGTCGCTTTAGAAAAATCCATCGATAAACTGGATATCCGGCTTCATATTGAAGCCTATAATAGGTAA